Proteins encoded in a region of the Streptomyces violaceoruber genome:
- a CDS encoding exonuclease SbcCD subunit D translates to MRLLHTSDWHLGRAFHRVNMLGAQAGFVGHLVETVHEHSVDAVVVSGDVYDRAVPPLAAVELFDDALHRLAGLGVPTVMISGNHDSARRLGVGAGLIDRAGIHLRTDPAGCGTPVVLGDAHGDVAFYGLPYLEPALVKTEFGVEKAGHEAVLAAAMDRVRADLATRAAGTRSVVLAHAFVTGGEQSDSERDITVGGVAAVPAGVFDGVDYVALGHLHGCQTLTERVRYSGSPLPYSFSEHRHRKSMWLVDLGADGSVTAERIDCPVPRALARLRGTLADLLADPELTPHEDAWVEATLTDPVRPDEPMARLTERFPHTLSLVFDPERAPDEPGVSYARRLADRSDQQIAEDFVTHVRGAGPDDHEQAVLRDAFDAVRADETVREVAR, encoded by the coding sequence ATGAGATTGCTGCACACGTCCGACTGGCACCTCGGCCGGGCGTTCCACCGGGTGAACATGCTCGGCGCCCAGGCAGGGTTCGTCGGCCACCTCGTCGAGACCGTGCACGAGCACTCCGTCGACGCCGTGGTCGTGTCGGGAGACGTGTACGACCGCGCGGTGCCGCCGCTCGCCGCCGTCGAGCTGTTCGACGACGCCCTGCACCGCCTCGCCGGGCTCGGCGTGCCGACCGTGATGATCTCCGGCAACCACGACTCGGCCCGACGCCTCGGGGTCGGCGCCGGGCTCATCGACCGCGCCGGCATCCACCTGCGCACCGACCCGGCGGGCTGCGGCACCCCGGTGGTGCTGGGCGACGCCCACGGGGACGTGGCCTTCTACGGGCTGCCGTATCTCGAACCGGCGCTGGTCAAGACCGAGTTCGGCGTGGAGAAGGCGGGGCACGAGGCCGTGCTCGCCGCCGCCATGGACCGGGTGCGCGCCGACCTCGCCACGCGCGCGGCGGGCACCCGGTCCGTCGTCCTCGCGCACGCCTTCGTCACCGGCGGTGAGCAGAGCGACAGCGAGCGGGACATCACCGTCGGCGGGGTCGCCGCCGTGCCCGCCGGTGTCTTCGACGGCGTGGACTACGTCGCGCTGGGGCATCTGCACGGCTGCCAGACCCTCACCGAGCGCGTCCGCTACTCCGGCTCCCCACTGCCGTACTCCTTCTCGGAGCACCGGCACCGCAAGAGCATGTGGCTCGTCGATCTGGGCGCCGACGGGTCGGTCACGGCCGAGCGGATCGACTGCCCGGTGCCGCGCGCGCTGGCCCGGCTGCGCGGCACGCTGGCGGACCTGCTCGCCGACCCGGAGCTGACCCCGCACGAGGACGCGTGGGTCGAGGCGACCCTCACCGACCCGGTCCGCCCCGACGAGCCCATGGCCCGGCTCACCGAGCGCTTCCCGCACACGCTCAGCCTCGTCTTCGACCCCGAGCGCGCCCCCGACGAGCCCGGGGTGTCCTACGCCCGGCGCCTCGCCGACCGCAGCGACCAGCAGATCGCGGAGGACTTCGTGACCCACGTGCGCGGCGCCGGGCCCGACGACCACGAGCAGGCCGTGCTCCGGGACGCCTTCGACGCGGTACGCGCGGACGAGACCGTGCGGGAGGTGGCCCGGTGA
- a CDS encoding cysteine--tRNA ligase yields MLRIIDARTGEPAPAAPARRAPTRVEAHVPGHDATALRVLLVADLLVRVLELDSTPAWAVLTGAAERDGPRKDAAALGVRPFDDGTAGPGPGPGSGQSVRVVSAGEDAGEGEGGDAPGVATVAVASVHPAVPDLADPDAVRLALLERHHHAPVELDATALDEARATLAGLRGAVADWARQPSRPVPGELRDRLRAAWEDDLDAPGVLRVLRRVATDPDLPDGARFETFAYADRFLGLHLTRDVGSPP; encoded by the coding sequence GTGCTGCGCATCATCGACGCCCGGACCGGAGAACCCGCCCCCGCCGCCCCCGCCCGACGGGCGCCGACCCGTGTCGAGGCGCACGTGCCGGGGCATGACGCCACCGCGCTGCGCGTGCTGCTGGTCGCGGACCTCCTGGTGCGCGTCCTGGAACTCGACAGCACGCCCGCGTGGGCCGTGCTGACCGGCGCGGCGGAGCGGGACGGGCCGCGCAAGGATGCCGCCGCCCTCGGCGTCCGGCCCTTCGACGACGGTACGGCCGGCCCCGGGCCCGGACCGGGCAGCGGGCAGAGCGTCCGCGTCGTGAGCGCAGGAGAGGATGCGGGCGAGGGCGAGGGCGGGGACGCACCGGGCGTGGCCACGGTCGCCGTCGCCTCCGTCCACCCGGCCGTTCCCGACCTCGCCGATCCCGACGCCGTGCGCCTCGCCCTGCTGGAACGGCACCACCACGCGCCCGTGGAGCTCGACGCGACCGCGCTGGACGAGGCCCGCGCCACCCTCGCGGGGCTGCGCGGGGCGGTCGCCGACTGGGCCCGGCAGCCCTCGCGGCCGGTCCCGGGAGAGCTGCGCGACCGGCTGCGGGCGGCCTGGGAGGACGACCTGGACGCCCCCGGCGTACTGCGCGTCCTGCGCCGGGTGGCGACCGACCCGGACCTTCCGGACGGAGCCCGGTTCGAGACCTTCGCGTACGCCGACCGGTTCCTCGGCCTCCACCTCACCCGCGACGTCGGGTCCCCGCCGTGA
- a CDS encoding vWA domain-containing protein: protein MNPTKPTPSPVTAEPDRVRVDLDKLFAARLQAARARPYLATALFALHVVPSRRVPTMAVDRYWRCYVSPVFVDRTPVEELAGVWVHEVSHLLRDHHGRSDRVARERGLTGPSERLRMNIAADCEINDDVFGDGLVRPEGVVDPAFLQLPEGQLMEEYLSLFRLGRLTEGLAWLDCGSGADGLDREWDLGPDGADGLSEQERDAVRFRVARGINAAPGSAPKGWRRWAEKVFHPPQPWRQLLGAAVRSATSSGGAGEDYTYGRPSRRSAGTPAVVLPSLRRRPPRVAVVVDTSGSVSDAELGSALLEVAAIARAVGGRRDLVSVVPCDAAARLAHSLCREEGIELVGGGGTDLRTGFAKALGARPAPDAVVVLTDGQTPWPDTRPACRTVVGLFPRERTGGSWNEDDPEYVPDAPPDWARVVVIQSGPDAGR, encoded by the coding sequence ATGAACCCGACGAAGCCGACGCCGAGCCCGGTGACGGCCGAGCCCGACCGGGTACGGGTCGACCTCGACAAGCTCTTCGCCGCCCGGTTGCAGGCCGCCCGGGCCCGGCCCTATCTGGCGACGGCGCTGTTCGCCCTGCACGTCGTCCCGTCGCGCAGGGTGCCGACGATGGCCGTCGACCGGTACTGGCGGTGCTACGTCTCGCCCGTCTTCGTGGACCGCACGCCCGTGGAGGAACTGGCCGGGGTCTGGGTGCACGAGGTCTCGCACCTCCTGCGCGACCACCACGGGCGCAGCGACCGGGTGGCCCGCGAGCGCGGGCTGACCGGCCCCTCGGAACGGCTGCGGATGAACATCGCCGCGGACTGCGAGATCAACGACGACGTGTTCGGCGACGGACTGGTCCGTCCGGAGGGCGTGGTCGATCCGGCGTTCCTGCAACTGCCCGAGGGGCAGCTCATGGAGGAGTACCTGAGTCTGTTCCGGCTCGGGCGGCTCACCGAGGGCCTGGCCTGGCTGGACTGCGGCAGCGGTGCCGACGGCCTCGACAGGGAGTGGGACCTCGGCCCGGACGGTGCGGACGGCCTCAGCGAGCAGGAACGGGACGCGGTGCGCTTCCGGGTGGCCCGCGGCATCAACGCCGCCCCGGGGAGCGCCCCGAAGGGCTGGCGGCGATGGGCGGAGAAGGTGTTCCATCCGCCGCAGCCCTGGCGTCAGCTGCTGGGAGCGGCGGTCCGTTCGGCGACCTCCTCGGGCGGCGCGGGCGAGGACTACACGTACGGCCGGCCGTCGCGCCGCTCGGCCGGAACACCCGCAGTGGTGCTGCCCAGCCTGCGGCGCAGACCGCCCCGGGTCGCCGTGGTCGTCGACACCTCCGGATCGGTCAGCGACGCCGAACTGGGCAGCGCCCTCCTGGAGGTCGCGGCGATCGCCCGTGCCGTCGGCGGCCGACGCGACCTGGTCAGCGTGGTGCCCTGCGACGCGGCGGCCCGCCTCGCGCACTCGCTGTGCCGGGAGGAGGGGATCGAGCTGGTGGGCGGCGGCGGCACGGACCTGCGCACCGGCTTCGCCAAGGCACTCGGGGCACGCCCCGCGCCGGACGCCGTCGTGGTGCTGACCGACGGGCAGACGCCCTGGCCGGACACGCGGCCGGCGTGCCGGACGGTGGTGGGCCTGTTCCCCCGGGAGCGGACCGGCGGCTCCTGGAACGAGGACGACCCCGAGTACGTCCCCGACGCACCACCCGACTGGGCCCGCGTGGTGGTCATCCAGTCGGGTCCGGACGCCGGCCGGTGA
- a CDS encoding CoA-binding protein — MYGDEATVRKILTELGDTWAVVGLSNNRQRAAYGVAEVLQRFGKRVVPVHPKAESVHGEQGYASLAEIPFDVDVVDVFVNSDLAGAVADEAVAKGARAVWFQLGVVDEAAYGRTRDAGLAMVMDRCPAIEIPRLG; from the coding sequence GTGTACGGCGACGAGGCAACCGTCCGCAAGATCCTCACCGAGCTGGGCGACACCTGGGCCGTGGTCGGCCTGTCGAACAACCGGCAGCGCGCGGCGTACGGCGTGGCCGAGGTGCTGCAGCGCTTCGGCAAGCGCGTCGTCCCCGTACACCCCAAGGCGGAGTCGGTGCACGGGGAGCAGGGATACGCGTCGCTCGCGGAGATCCCGTTCGACGTGGACGTCGTCGACGTCTTCGTCAACAGCGACCTGGCCGGAGCGGTCGCCGACGAGGCGGTCGCCAAGGGCGCCCGGGCGGTCTGGTTCCAGCTCGGTGTGGTCGACGAGGCGGCGTACGGGCGGACCCGGGACGCGGGCCTTGCCATGGTGATGGACCGGTGCCCGGCGATCGAGATCCCGCGGCTGGGCTGA
- a CDS encoding YigZ family protein, translating into MQDEYRTVARAGVHETEINRSRFLCSLAPAATEQDAQAFVAGVRKEHADATHNCWAYVIGADAGVQKASDDGEPGGTAGVPMLQMLLRRDMRYVVAVVTRYYGGVKLGAGGLIRAYGGAVGEALDDLGTLTRRRFRLVTVTVDHHRAGKLQNDLRTAGRAVRDVRYAEAVTIEVGLPEADVDTFRSWLADATAGSAGFELGGEAYGDA; encoded by the coding sequence ATGCAGGACGAGTACCGCACGGTCGCCCGCGCGGGTGTGCACGAAACCGAGATCAACCGCTCGCGCTTCCTGTGCTCCCTCGCCCCGGCCGCCACCGAACAGGACGCCCAGGCGTTCGTCGCGGGCGTGCGCAAGGAGCACGCGGACGCCACCCACAACTGCTGGGCGTACGTCATCGGCGCCGACGCCGGGGTCCAGAAGGCGAGCGACGACGGCGAGCCGGGCGGCACCGCGGGCGTCCCGATGCTCCAGATGCTGCTGCGCCGCGACATGCGGTACGTCGTCGCCGTCGTCACCCGCTACTACGGCGGCGTCAAGCTCGGCGCGGGCGGCCTCATCCGCGCCTACGGCGGCGCGGTCGGCGAAGCCCTGGACGACCTCGGCACCCTCACCCGGCGCCGGTTCCGCCTGGTCACCGTGACCGTCGACCACCACCGGGCCGGCAAGCTCCAGAACGACCTGCGCACCGCGGGCCGCGCGGTGCGCGACGTGCGGTACGCCGAGGCCGTCACCATCGAGGTCGGTCTGCCGGAGGCCGACGTGGACACCTTCCGCTCCTGGCTCGCCGACGCCACTGCCGGATCGGCCGGGTTCGAACTGGGCGGAGAGGCCTACGGCGACGCCTGA